From the genome of Triticum aestivum cultivar Chinese Spring chromosome 1A, IWGSC CS RefSeq v2.1, whole genome shotgun sequence:
AATTTTGAGTAATCCGGGGTCACAAACTATATTATTTCCAGAAAATGTGGGTATGGTCTTCTGCTTATATTTCCATAGAAAGATAAAAGTGACTATAGTGTTACACCTTTCTCCAAGTGCATGTGTACGGTCTTTCCCATTGTGAATAAAACAGTGTAAACCCAGTCTCTGAAATATAGAGCGATGTTGAATAAAGAAGTGGATTCTAAAATATACACATATAAAAAGACAGTAGGTTTCAGTAAAAACTACACTTCAAAGAAGTGGATTCTAAAATGTACGCGCTTAGGGGCTTGTATTGTCCCCCTGCCCTACAAGTTAAAAAAATTAGTGTGGTTAAAAGGTTTAGTAACACTCACTAAGCGGCTTGCATTGAGCCCCTGCACTCAATCCACCTATTCTCCCAACCAACCATGCACCATAGGGTACCACAGAGACAGAGGGTACCCCACCAGATACTGCAAAGAAAGGTAATATGAACATAATACAATCTGATTGGATACATGAAATACATAACAAGGTAAAATTCATTCAAGTAAAGTTAGACGTGGATATATCCTTACAGAGAGATGGCACAAAAGATGCCCCCAGTGATAGATTCTTCGAATCATATCTCAAACCCATGACACCACTGTCTTCTGAACAAGTGCTGCAAAAcagaaaaaaatcatgtttgtcaCTTATGGTTTTATTCATATTTAGATATAAATAGCAGGAAAAAAATATATTCTAATGCATATAGTGCAGGGTCTTTTTAACACCATCAGGTAACAAGTAAGTGAAAATATATGTAACAGCTACATGCACTGCACGGTATATGCACCAAAAtgatgcaaaaaataaaataaaatattacaGCCTACCTGTTTCCAAAATGCAAAGGCATTGCATAAAAGGCACCAATACCATATTTAGGAGAATGTGCACTCGATCTGAGCTTCAAAGTGctgtatattaaaaaatataagaaAAATCATCACTATCCACATGCACATAGGCCATCAATGTGGAATCGTTAAAAGTTTTTACTATTGAACAATAAAGATCTTACGATTTCGGCGTTGACACAAGAAAGTGCACAAAGGTATCTGGATTATCCAAATCACTACAAAAACAGTCAAGTCACATTGTGTTTAGAGTATAGTTAACAGGATATCATAAATAATAAGTACATAAGAAATATGACATTTGGTAAACTATGCAATGACTACCTCTGCCATCGAAGCTGAGCCTCCCCGCCAGCTGGTGACGCCTAGCGAAATATAGTTACGGAAAAACCGATTTTTTGTTGCAATATATAAAATAACCAAGGGCAAATTAAATCCTGAAAATAGAACGGCTAGCAATGCATACACAAAACCCATTGATCTTCGTCGACCGATCTCCTACCAAGTAATATATACCCATCAAAACCACACATGTATGATCACAACCAAAACTGGAAGAAAAAAATACGATATCATGAACGACTGTTGCTGGATACAGCTGCGGTCAGATTGACATGAGGATCCTCCACCATCTTGAGCATGACCCCTGCGTTTACGCTCCCAGCTTGATTGAAGTAGTCATCGAACAGGGCGCGCAGCGAGGGCTTCCCGAACCACAGCTCGTACCCTGGCACGAGCATCCTGCATGCTCAAGACCACCATCAGTCACTTCAGCGCGCTTATATACAAGTTCATGCAATTCATAGACTAATTCCTTTTTTAAACTTAATTCGTAGATCAACTTTTTGTAAACTTAATCCGTGGACTAATTAGCCACCGTTAACACGGCACTGCAATTCAGAGAACTAGTGTTTTATCTGCAGAAGCAATCTTTCCGGTTCAAATCAACGGAGCATCGGCAGATAGATACACCTAGTCAAAGCATGAATCTGAAATTGAAATTCTAAACCCGATCGATTCGATGCTGGTAAATCCTGTCACGAGCAAATTAAGTAGCTAACCAACAGCGAGCTTTTTCACGGGAGACAAGCTATGTGGGCGAGGGGGGACGCACCTGGTGCGGGCGGCGTTGGGCGGGGGGTCGATGAGGGGCGGCACCTCCACCTTCGGGTCATGCTTCTTCTTCGGCCTTGGCGTCGGCGTCGGCTTCGGCTCCGGCTCCGGCATCTGCTTCGGCTTTGGCGGTGCCGCCGGCTGCTGCTCCCGCACCGGCTTGCTCCGGGAACTCCCCATCCCTATGCTGCGCCGCCGATCGCCGGTCTCCTCCTGCAAACGTATGACCAGAGATGATTTTGTAGGAGAGTACATGGGTGAATtgtatatttatatataggaaagaGTACATGGCTTTTACGTTATTACAACCACAACAGATCAAACCTAACAGCTGCCCTGTACGGTTTAAATACAATACATGTCAACTATAAAAAAAAAATACAACAGACTTTACTTAGCCGGACTCATACTGCTACAATAAACGGTTTAAATACCATACACGTCAACTCAAAAATATGCTTGTCGCgagcatggaataccggatttgatGGGAGGTATATATGTTGCGCCGATCTTATCGCACCATAACACAGGTGGACTACTCGAAGTGGCTACAAGTTCCAAAAGATTAGATTGCACCCATATGATTTCAGCGGTAGCATTAGCCAACGCCTTATACTCAAACTCGGTGCTTGAGCGTGACACAGTGGCTTGTTTCCAAGCATTCCAAGCGACAGCTTGTCGCGCTCTCGGTCCCGGCGAGCTGTGCGTGTGCGGTCCACTCAGTCATGGAAAAGAGTAGTAGGGATATCCCGATTGAAGCACATCGGTCACGGAAATGAGCTGTACCGATATGCCGACTGAAGGACATCGGCTTCGAAGATCTTGAGCGACACGGCCTTTCGCGCTCTCGGTCCCGGCGAGCTGTGCGTGCGTGGTCCACTTGGCTCCGCATCAAGATACCACGTGCATCATAGTGTAGATCATCCGACGTCGAAGCGAATCATCCCGCCTATAGGAAGACGCCACCTGTCTGCACGGCATACCATCACGCAGTCGGGGACAACACGACTGCGTGGCGAGTGTTGGAAATAATCTTGACATGTGACTTGTGAAGGATGTATGTGTGCACAATGTGTAAGTACTAGCCGGTCAATGACAAGTAGTACATGTCGCTAGCGCATGCATTCAGTTGTTAGTTAGATGCATGCAGAGATTAGTTAGTGGCCTAGCTAAAAGGATGTTTTGTTGATGAAGTGCACTGAGAGATTCAGCCACGGAAAGATAACTACTCCTAGTATGCATGCTAGCTGAGTTTGTTTGATTAGTGGCCGGTTGGCCGAGTGAGTTGCATCATGGAGAGATTCGAGGATGTGCTGGTGCATGGAGAGAGTGGGCGTGAGTAGTGCCTAGAGACTTGGTGTTAGTGGCCGGATGTGGCTGTCGAGTGGTGCCTGATGATCAGCTCCCTATGCATATATAATTCAGCAAATGAATGAGAAAAAGAGGCCGTGAGGGCTGGAAGAAAACATGTAGTCTTTGTGTCCACCAAGGAGAAGAGACTCTCGGCAAAGCTTTGTGATCCTCCTTGGTACATGTGTATACGTCTGTGTGTATGAGTTTctctgatgtgtgtgtgtgtgttcttgagaGAACCCATTAGAGAGATAGTACAAGAGAGTTGATAAGAGCTTGGGAGATGAGAGAGTATGCGGGGCAGCTCGAGGAGGAACAGCGAGTCATCACATCATTGAGGATTATGACCCCGAGGACACGTCGAATCATCATGGCACCGAGGCGAAGCTGTCTGGCGTCACTATGATAGATCATCACGTCTTCGAGGAGGATCCCCGCGTCGCCGCGGTGAGATGTCATCACGCTGTCGAGGGGGGTCCACTTGGCGGCATGGTGAAGGATCGTCGTGCCACCGAGGAGAATCTCTCGGTGCCTGGGTGAAGGAATTTGTCCAGCTCCCGCCCGACTATCAGCCCGTCGATCGGCCGATTGCCCGGGATATTGAGAGATCATTTCGTCTTGCGTGACTGTAGCCTTCAAGAGTGTTGACAACTGACGAATGTCATGTGCAATAGGCCCGCCCTCAAGGCGCTGGATTGCGTCTGCCAATCTAGTAACAGCTCTGACATTGTCAATTGGTGTTCAAAGAGTGCAAACATCACCTAGGCCTCGACTGCGAATGTGTTGTTAATATGAGGACCACGTCGAACCATAGATGGAGCCGGCGGGTGACGTGACCGATTGGTTTCTGCTAGCGCTTGCTCTTGCGCCGACAGATCACGCTCGACTTGCGCCAGTCGGGTACACGCAGCTAGGGTGGTCTGGCGCGTAGTCTCCAGAGCGAGATCGGACGGTGTATCACCTATAATGGGAGTGTTGAGGAGATCCTTGGCAGCACACCGTAGCTCCCGAGTGAGTTGTGCCTCGCCACGATGTCCTTCACCCTCTGCAGCATTGTGGGATGCTATAGTAGATGGATCGACTATCGCGCCTCCACGATGGCTTGACACCAGAGGCGGCATACCAGCCACGAAGACTTCTGCCACAGAAGAGACTGGGTCACGTAGTTCTCCTCCCCATCCGAGCACAGTACTGCAGAACACACTACCGGTGGCAAGCACAAAATGGCTATCAGTGACGGGCTTTGGGCCAAGTTGAGCCAGCCACTGGTAACATGTTAATGGTGGCGGGTCAGACGGCTGCCATTAATAATTGGTTACCAGTGGCAGGCTTTTATACGCGCCCACCACGGTAACTTAGAATACCAGTGGTATGCTTTTATTAATGCACAAGTGGTCGCGCACTCCATCCATTCCGCCACTGAATTGTAGGCGCGTGCCAATTTCATATAACAAAAAAACTACGCCCGCGCCTACAATTCAGTCAGTATACAACAATGCAACAGCCATCACTCCTACAGCCATACAAAATTTTCAAAAAGggacgctttattacttaaaagatttaagcattacacccggtctctgcataattaagatgcacacagccaaataaaATCCTCTCACACAAAATTAAAAAAAGGCGAATTACAACAAAATATGTAGAGTTCGTATAACGCCTAATGTGGNNNNNNNNNNNNNNNNNNNNNNNNNNNNNNNNNNNNNNNNNNNNNNNNNNNNNNNNNNNNNNNNNNNNNNNNNNNNNNNNNNNNNNNNNNNNNNNNNNNNNNNNNNNNNNNNNNNNNNNNNNNNNNNNNNNNNNNNNNNNNNNNNNNNNNNNNNNNNNNNNNNNNNNNNNNNNNNNNNNNNNNNNNNNNNNNNNNNNNNNNNNNNNNNNNNNNNNNNNNNNNNNNNNNNNNNNNNNNNNNNNNNNNNNNNNNNNNNNNNNNNNNNNNNNATCATGCTGCCACTCATGTTGCgtaaaagtatccctcgccatagactccaatcgtgtacacacctccgtaaacaaGCCTCGATTCTCCGCGCGTTGTAGggaggaccataaacgaagagtcccggtacatctgtagataacctgcaacagagaagtacttttatcgttaaaaaccttatcatttctacatagccaaagcgaccaaataacggcaagcgctcccaccctgagaagagttctaaacctgtgatcaatctcatataaccagttgccaaatacattagcaacactacagggaggatacaagccagaagctatttggatgactgaccatatagaacgagccaatttgcattggaagaataaaCATTTAATTGTCTCCCCATGGTGACAAAATACACATTGCAggcttccatgccaattcctcttaataaggttatctttagtaagaatgactccgtgacgaagataccatgcaaaaattt
Proteins encoded in this window:
- the LOC123182258 gene encoding uncharacterized protein, giving the protein MYSPTKSSLVIRLQEETGDRRRSIGMGSSRSKPVREQQPAAPPKPKQMPEPEPKPTPTPRPKKKHDPKVEVPPLIDPPPNAARTRMLVPGYELWFGKPSLRALFDDYFNQAGSVNAGVMLKMVEDPHVNLTAAASPAGGEAQLRWQSDLDNPDTFVHFLVSTPKSTLKLRSSAHSPKYGIGAFYAMPLHFGNSTCSEDSGVMGLRYDSKNLSLGASFVPSLLSGGVPSVSVVPYGAWLVGRIGGLSAGAQCKPLSTAGNKSFPFEDLKNWDCGISYGVGSDSPLSPSLNFSLELLRSTQLVASFYQHQVVQRQVYSVIPTEATKITNYIDFGLELATRVGKDEPTDDADNSSFQIAANWQANKNLLLKGKLGPSKSSLALAFKSWWKPSFTFSFTAANDHSKGTTAYGFRIHVDDLREQVSETQLQ